The Chryseobacterium shigense genome segment AATGAAAAGGATAAATGGTATACATACCAGGAATATTACTCCTAAGTAAAGGAACACATCCATATAGGACAGTACTGTAGCCTGTTTCGTTACGGACATATCCAGCATTTTATAAGCCGCATTCATGGCTGCATCCGGAGTCATTCCTTTTGCGACAAAACTGGCTTTTAATGCATTTAAGCGCTGCTGTACTTCAAAACTGTTCTCATCGAGGTGGGAGATCAGGTTGAGCCTGTATTTCTGGCCTGCGTTGGCAATAAATGTAGTAATTGCTGCAATTCCGAAGGAACCTCCAAGCTGTCTCATCATTCCCGTGAATGCTGCTCCCTGACCAATTTCCTGTCCTTTCAGTGTGCTTAAAGACAATGAAGTGATCGGGATAAACAGAAGTCCCAAACCGGCTCCCCTTACAATCAGCATCCAGAAAAAGGCATCTTTGCTGGTGTCCGGTGTAAGGATTTTATACCCCCAGAAACTATAGATAAAGAAGATAAACAGTCCCAGGGAAACTAAAATCTGCTGTTTTGCTCCTTTGGAAAGAAGTCTTCCGATGATGGGCATCATAAAGGCTGTCGTCAATGCTGCAGGAATCATCAAAGCTCCCGACTGTAAGGCCGTCCATCCCAAAATACTTTGCGTATAAAGCGGTACAATGAAGGTAGAACCATATAATCCAAATCCTAAAACGAATGACATGACGGTTCCGATCCTTAAGTTCCCATTTTTCAATACTCTAAGTTCCACGATAGGATATTTGAAGGTAAGTTCCCGCCAGAGGAAAAGGATAAATCCTAATACTGCAGATACGGTGAATGCCACAATCATTCCGCTTTCAAACCAATCTTCCTCGTGACCTCTTTCCAGAATAAACTGTAAAGATCCTACGGTAACTGCCAGTAAACCGATTCCTATCCAGTCGACATCTGAAACCTTCCGTTTTTCAGCATATTTCGGACTTTTTACGAATTGTAAGGTCATCAGCGTTGCTGCAATTCCAATCGGAATATTGATGTAGAAAATATACGGCCAGCTGAAATTATCTACGATATACCCTCCCAATGGCGGACCTAAAGTAGGACCAATAATTACTCCCAATCCGTAAATGGCCTGTGCCATACTTCTTTTTTCAATAGGATATGATTCTGTAATGATGGTCTGTGAAGTTACCAAGAGTGCTCCTCCACCTATTCCCTGCATCAGCCTGAAAAATACAAGCTCCCAGATATTGGTGGCATTTCCGCATAAGAAGGAAAAGACGGTAAATATGATAATGGAGGCTGCAAAGTAATTTCTACGTCCGAACTGCTGAGACAGCCAGCTCGTCATCGGCACGATAATTACGTTACCGATTGCATAAGCTGTAATCACCCAGCCTACTTCAGAAAGTGTGGCTCCCAGGTTCCCCTTCATCTCGTTCAGGGCAACGTTCACAATCGTGGAGTCCACAATTTCAAGCAGAGCACAAAGGATTGCCGTGATCGTAATGATCACTCTCCGGGCTCCATATTCTACTAATGAATCTTGCATAATATTTTTACAAATGTTTGTATGAATGTAAAATGTAGAATGAATTCATGATCTGAATTTTGGCTAAAGCCAATGGAAATTGTTTTTATATAAGCGGGCTAAAGCCCGTCCCTATTGAATATCTAGATCTTTTACTATTTAGATTCTTCAATCAATCATAAATACATATTACATGAATACATCTATACTATTTCAGTGCTACTTCTGCCTTCACATTCATTCCTGTTCTCAGTCTTTTTGCAATATCTTTATCAAGGTTTACAAAATCTATTTTTACAGGAAGTCTCTGAACTACTTTTACGAAGTTACCGCTGGCATTATCCGGAGGCAGGATTGAAAAGGTAGCCCCTGTTGCAGGAGAGAATGAGCTTACAACACCGTTAAATTCTTTATCCGGGAAAGCATCGATCTCAATTTTCACTTTCTGCCCTTCCACCATTTTATCTACCTGTGTTTCTTTGAAGTTCGCCACTACCCATTTCTGGTCGTTCTTAACCAAAGCAAAAAGCTGGGATCCGGCTTGCAGATACTGTCCTGCCTGCGTGGAAACTTTTCCTACATATCCGTCTTCCGGAGCAAGGATTACTGTGTATGACAAATTTAATTTAGCGTTTTCCACATCTACCTCTCTCTGTTTTGCCACTGAACCGGCTACGCTGATCTGCTGAGAGCTTGCTGCTGTCTGGGAAGATGCAATGGTAGTTTGCTGTGCAATCTGATTTCTCTGGTCAACCAAAACCTGAAGCTGTCTGTCCGCAGATTGTTTTGCTGCTAAAGCCTGCTCGTACTGCTGTTCTGTGATAGAATGATCTTTTACAAGATTGGCGTATCTTTTCAGATCCTGTGATGTTTTCCAAACATTAACCTTTGCTGCTTCTATCTGTGCGTTTGCTGTTGTTACAGCTGCCTGGGAAGAGCTGATATTTTTTGAAGTGGCAGTAGTGGTAGCTTCTGCATTTGAAATATTGCTTCTGGCTGTTGATAAAGCAGCCTGAGCCTGTTCAAGAGTCATTTTCTGATCTCTGTTATCAAGAATCACCAAAGTATCTCCTTTTTTTACGAACTGGTTGTCTTTTACTTTTACCTCTGCTACATACCCCGAAATTTTAGAAATTACCGGTGCCATGTTGGATGTAATCTGTGCATCGTCAGTTTCTTCGTGATACTGCCCGTATGTAAAAGCTTTGTACCCGTAGATTCCTCCACCGATTACTACTACGGCTAAGATGAGAGGAAAAACTAAACTTTTTTTCTTTTTAGGTTCTGGTGCTTGTGTATTATTATTTTCCATTTTGGTTTGAGTCTGATTATTTAATTGTTAAAGTACCTGTTGTCTGTAATAGTTTTCTGTAAGCTAAAGCGGCATCTGCCTTTGCATTGATTACGCCTACGTTAGCCGATATCTGGGCAGCGTCTGCATCCAGAAGCTCTGTCATGGTTGCAAGGCCGTTGTCATATTTGTTTTTGGTAATTCTGTAGTTTTCATTAGCCTGTTCTGCAGTTTTTTCATACACGGTGATTCTTTTTTTAGAATAATCTGCGTTCTGGTATTCTCTGTTCACGTCAAGCTTGATGTTATCATTCAGTAATTCGTCATTGGCTGCAAGCTGCTTTTCTCTTGCCTGGGATTGTCTTAATGCAGAGTTTTCTTTCCAGATATTGGATAAATTATAAGAGATACCAACTCCTACATTTACAGCATTGTATACGGTAAGAAATTTCGGAATATCTGCCGCTACATACCCTCCGGTAAATGCAATTGAAGGAAGATTTTCAGCTTTTGCCGATTTTGTTCCCAGTTCCGCAGCTTTTCTTTGCTGGGCCAAAGCCTGTAAGTCTTTACGGTTTTCTCTGGCTTCATTTACATAGTAATCTACAGCTTTTACTTCAGAGCCTTCATCAATATAATTCTGGTCCACTTCAATTTCTGTAGTTTCCGGAATTCCCAACAGCAGGTCCATATTGATATTCGCAATATTGTAGTTGTTTTTAGCCTCCAATAACTGCAGCTCGATATTTGAAGTCTGAAGATTGGCTTTTAAACGGTCGTTTCTTGCAATAACTCCATTATTTTCAAGCTTTAGAAAAGTTTCATCCCTTTTTTGAGAAGCAGTTAAATTTTCTTCCAAAACTTTAATGGACTGATTGGCTTTAAATAAATTGTTATAAGCCTGGGCTACGTTGTAAGCAATCGCTACTTTATCATTTTCTGTGCTTAGTTTTGATGCTTCCACCAGATATTTTGCAGACTGGATACCATATTTAATTCTTCCGCCGCTGTAAATAGGAACACTAAGATTGGCAGATCCGTAAGCAACCTGATGCACTACCGGACTTCCTTCTCCTGAAGCACCTGAAATCTTCAGATCCACAGTAGGTTTAAGCGGAAGGTACATATAACTTCCCGAAACTTTAAGTTCCGGAAGCTGCCTGTTTTTGGCTTCCAAAAGGTCTGCCGTAGCTTCTTCAATTTTAGCGGCATCTATCTTAAGGCTTTTACTGTTCTGGATACCCAGCTGCACGGCTTCATCGAGAGTGAGCTGTTTTTTCTCCTGAGCATTTATGGTGGCAATTCCCATGAAAAGGGATAATGCGAATACCGAATTATTTATTCTCTTCATAACCTAAAAGGTCTTTTAGTAAATATTTTATATGTTTATTAAGTTCTGTGTAGTATTTTTCTTCGAAAACCTCATCATCTGCAGTATCATTCAGGAATTCTTTATACATTTCCTTAGCATTGGATGCATAGAATAAAGTTCCGCTCACGGTAGCATGAAGTAAGTAGATAGGAGGATTTTTAGTGAATATTCCTTTCTTCAGACCGCTTTCAAGAACCTGGGAATACATGGATATAAAGCCCATCTTGGTTTGTTTCAGGAATTCCACGATCTGCGGATTTTCTGTATAAAGCTGCTCACGCTGCATGATCCTGTAAAAGCATTTGTGATTTCTTACTCTTCCTGAAAACTGGTCTACAATCTTTTCTATCTTCTGCCATTCATTGATATCTGTTCTTTCCAGTATGTCTTTTGAAAAGAACTGACCTTCAGCCATTCTGTATTCAACCAGTTTTTCGTATAATTTTTCTTTGGACCCGAAATAATAGGAAATCATAGAGATGTTTACATTCGCTGCCTTGGAAATCTCCCTTGTGGAAGTTCCTTCAAAACCTTTTTCAGCAAAAAGCCTCTCTGCGGCAAATAATATATTTTCTTCTTTTGAAACCATAGCCATTCTATTTTTCAGGGCGCAAATGTACACAAGATTTTGAACAAATCAAACGATTGATTGATTTTTTAATCTACTTTTAATATTTCATAACATAAAGCACTGATAATTAGTGATAATGAAATTTGAAAAATTAACGGAAATTTAAAATCCGGTATAATAACCGGATTTTTTTGTTGTATAAAACAGAATCTTTGGTCTTAAAAACCAGAAGATATATAATGCGTTACGAATTTTTGTGAATATAACGTGACAATTTTATTCCCAGATCTGTCCAGACAATCTTAGGATTTCCATTTCTTGTCAGGTGAAGGTCTGCCGTATTGATCTCTTCCAGAATACTTTCAATATTGGCTCCGCTTATAAATTTGGAAAAGCCTGTCCAGTTAAATCCTTCCGCATCGATCTTTTTATAAACCAATTTGTCAGATTGATAATTCTGAAGTAAGGCAAGTCTGAATATTTCTGAACAGTAGTTAAGGAAATTTTTCTGCTTCTCCCTGTTCCAGCCTGCAATTTCTCTTGCCCAGAAGATAATACTTTTAAGGAACTGAGGTTTCTTTTTAACCATGAATGCATCTCTCACCCATTGGATAAAAAGCTTTTCAAATTCGTCACTTTTGTGTCCCGAATTTAAAATTTTAAGAGCTTCGTTGAGATCTCCCTGGGCTTCATGAACAACTTCTCTTATCTTGTCTTCTGAAAGCTGAAAGCTCTTTTTAAGGTAATTTTCCAGATCTTCATCACCGATCCTCGGAACTTCCACGATTTGTGTTCTGGAAAGAATGGTGGGAAGAATATCATTGGCGGTTTCAGCAGTAAGAAGTATAAGGGTTTTTGCCGGCGGTTCTTCCAAAAATTTCAGAAATTTATTGGCCGCAGCAATGTTCATTTTATCGGCTCTCCATACGATCAGGATTTTAGTTCCTCCTTCAAAGCTTTTTAAGGAAAATTTTTGATTCTGATCATCAATTTCATCTGCGGAAATAAAAAGCTGTTTGTTTTCTGATTCAAGGAAGGCAGTCCAGTCATCATAGCTTGCATAGGGAGAATCCATAATCATTTCCCGGAAATCCTCGAATTTATTTTTGCTTAAGGAGTTTTTATTATCGGTAAAAACAGGGAAACTAAAATGTAGATCCAAATGGTTCAAATGCTCTACTTTCGAAGCGGCATGCTCATTTTCCTGGCTAAAGATTTCTTTGGCATAGGCCAATACCATTGGAAATGTTCCATATCCTTCTTTTCCTAAAAAAAGCTGGGCATGGCTCACTCTGTTTTCAGCAATGCTTTCCCGAAGAAGTTTTTTCAGATTTTCTTGTCCGGCGATGTTCTCCCAATTCATGTTCCAAAGATAAAAAATCTTATCTCATTGGAGAAAATTAAGTCTGTTTAATATAATGCATGGTTTATTATTCTGGTTTAATTATTGTTTATAGGAAACATCAATAATATTATTAGAATAAATCTCCAATTTAAATTGCGCGCAATATAGTTTTTAGCAATACATTTGTCCGGTAAATTTTACCAAATTATTTTTACAACCAGAACCTATTTCAATCACTTAATACATTAAAAAATGACTAAAGAAACAGAAGAAAAAATAAAAGAAATATTTCAGAAGCAGAAAGCTTTCTTCAAAACCAATCAGACTAAGGATATTGAATTCAGAAAAACACAGTTGAGAAAATTCAGGGAAGTATTTTCCGGTCATACCGATGCTTTGTGTGAAGCTCTGGATATTGATCTGGGGAAAAGCAGAAAAGAGGCAGAATATGTGGAAATCCAGATTGTACTCAGTGAGCTTGATTATCTTTTGGAGAATATTGATGAATGGGCAAAACCTACTCCGGTAGAATCGAAACCGCATCCATCCGGAGCCGAAGTGGTAAGCAAAATAATATATGAACCTTATGGGGTAAACTATATTATCGGGCCTTTCAATTACCCGGTTCAACTGACGTTCAGCCCGCTTATCGGAGCTTTGATTGCAGGAAATACAGCTATTATCAAACCTTCGGAAAATACTCCTCATGTTGCCAAAGTTCTTGAAGATATCATAAGAGAATCTTTTGATGAATCTTATGTAGCAGTGGTTCAGGGAGCTATTGAAGAAAATACATTACTGTTGAGCTTTCCTTTCGATTATATTTTCTTTACAGGAAGTCCTAATGTCGGAAAAATCGTAATGAAGGCTGCTGCCGAACAGCTTATTCCTTTAACCCTGGAACTTGGAGGGAAATCTCCTACAATTGTTCATCATGATGCAGATCTGGATAAGGCAGTAGCAAGAATATCTTACGGAAAATGGATCAATTGCGGCCAGACGTGTGTTGCTCCTGACTATATTTACATTCATGAATCTGTTAAAGATCTTTTCGTTGAAAAATTCATAGCTTATTTAAAAAATACTTATCCTAACGGATCTTTAGGGAAAATAGGAAAAATTGTCAACCAGAACCAGATCAGACATCTTGCAGGTTATCTGGAAGCTGCACCCGAAAAAGTGATCTATGGTGGAAGTTATGATCTTGATACCCGTCATTTTGAAGCTACCCTTATGGATCATGTGACCTGGGATGATAAGGTGATGCAGCAGGAAATCTTTGGTCCTATCCTACCGGTTATGACTTACAACAATATTGATGAAGCGCTGGAAGAGATCAATAACCGTCCAAAACCATTGGCATTATATGTCTTCACGGAAAACCAGGCATTTGCAGATGATATTTTAAGCCGTACAACAAGTGGTGATGCGGAAATCAACAGTGCTATTATTCATGTAGGATCTCATTATCTGCCTTTCGGAGGTGTGGGAACTTCAGGGATGGGGAAATATCATGGAAAGTTCAGTTTTGAAAATTTCAGTCACAGCAGGTCTGTGCTTCAGATAAAATAACTGATGTAAGTCATATAATAATTCATTCTTTGATATTTACCACTGATTTGCACAGATGATTGCGTATAATTTAAACAATTTCAATAACGTATAACCTAAACATCTGTGCAAATCAGTGAAATCTGTGATTAAAAATTTGATGTATTTTTTCGAAATGAAAAACATTCCTGCTTTATCATAATACGCTTCTCTTTTTTCTTGTAATGAAAGATGAAAGGTCTTTTTTGTATCAAATAATTACTGTTTTTATTAGTGAAAATTCAATTTTTCGTGCAGGGAAAGGCCCTTAACAAACTTTAACCACATATAATTTTTACAATTCATTAATATTTAAGATATTTGCGCATTGTTTTAAAAATAAAGAATGAAAAAAATCTTTGCAGTATCATTCATATCAGTTGGATACTTCCTAAATGCACAGAGTATAAGTAACTCTCCGTATGCAACCTATGGAATTGGAGATGTAAAATATGATAATACGATTGAAACTGCCTCTATGGGTGGTATATCTACTGCTTATATCAGTGATTTCACGAGCAGCTTCAATTTCGCAAACCCTGCGAATAACTCTAATTTCGAGCTTACAAGCATCAAGCTGGAGGCTACCAACGAAAACAATTACTTCAAAACAAATTATCATGATACGAAGTCTACCAAACATTCTACGTATCTTTCCAATATTTCATTAGCTTTTCCATTGTCACCAAAGGTAAAGATGGGACTTTCTTATCAGCCTTACAGCTCGAAGAGTTACGATATTGTAAATAGTACTCCTAGATACGTCACCATAGACGATGTTGTCACACAAGACGGATATTACACCAATCGTTTTAAAGGAAGCGGAACTTTGAACACTGCACAGGCAGCTGTTTCATATAAAATCGATCAGAATTTTGCGGTGGGTTTAAGGGCTAACCTTTATTTCGGAAACCTTTACGATTTGAACGAGCTTAGATCTTTCGATAAAGACGGATTTTTAAATGCTGAATACATCAATGGCTACGAAACCAAAAACAGTATTAAAAACTTTAACTTTACGCTTGGTGGTAGCTACCAGAGCCTAAATACACGTACTGACAAAAAATTAACCATCGGAGCTACTGCTACATTTGGAAATACAAGCAATATGACTACTGATTATGTGAACAGTACCTATGTATATTCTGATGCAGCACAAACCGTTAAAGCTCTGGAAACAATCATAGACCAGAAAAGTACAAGTTCTAAAAACCTTCTTCCGTTACAGGCCTCAATAGGTGTTGGGTACGGAAGCGAAAATCATTGGTTCTTTTCAGGACAGCTGGATTATAAAAAGGGAGAAGATATTTCTTATTTCGGAAAAACTTTTGATTTCCAGGATACCTACAGAATTTCTGCCGGAGGATGGTATTTACCGAATTACAACAACTTCAGAAGCTATTTCTCAAGAGTAACTTATCGATACGGAGCATTTTATGAGAGAGGAAGCCTTAAAATAAACGGTACCAGCATCAATAAGTTCGGAATCTCCGGAGGAGTATTGCTACCATTCAAAACGAGCAGTATTACAAGAATGAGCGGTCTTGAACTAGGTGTGGAACTCGGAAAGAGAGGAACTCTTAAAAATGACCTGATCAACCAGAATTACATCAATCTGAAAGTCGGCTTCAATTTTGCTGACAGATGGTTCAGAAAGGCTCTGTACAATTAAAATGAATTTTTCAAAAAAAATATCATATAAAAATATAGCATGCCTTTTTAGTTGTGCTATATTTTTTATACTGACATCCTGTGAAGAAGATCTTACCAAAGCCAACGGCAATAAAAACAAGAACTTCCCGTCACAGATTATCAATAATGCCAATATTATACAGCGGGATTCAGGTTTTATTTCTCTGAAAGCTAAAGCCCCGATCATCGAAAAATATGAACTGATCGACAGCCCCTATGTAGTAGCCAGAAAAGGCATCAATATAGAATTTTACGACAAAAAGAAACCTAAAATACCCGGTAAAATTACCGCTAAATATGCCCGTATTTTTGAGTACAAAAAATTTTATGAGGCAAAAGGTGATGTAAAAATTACTACTAATGAAGGACAGCGCTTTGCCATGCAGAGCATTTACTGGGATCAGAAAAAAAACAGGATTTACACTAAAGATACAGTGTATGTTACTATGGAGGACGGTTCTACGCTGGTTGGCGCCAATGGTATGACCGCCAAAGATGATTTCTCCGAATATGCTTTCTTTAATAACTCGGGAGATTTCAGTACAAAAAGGCTCGAAGAAAAAAAAACACCGCAGTAATATGAAGTTTCAGGCTATTGGGCTTATGTCCGGAACCAGTCTGGATGGTCTGGACCTATGTTTTGCTTCTTTTGAAAAAAAGAATAACTGGAATTTTCAGATTTTAAATGCCGAAACTCTTCCCTATCCCCAGCACTGGGAAGATAAGCTCAGAAACTCTATCCATTTGTCTTCACAGGAATTACTGGAACTTCATTCAGAATATGGTTTTTATTTGGCGGAGAAAGTTAAAGAATTTATCCACCGTAATCAGCTTGAAAATATCGACCTGATCGCATCTCACGGCCATACGGTTTTTCATCAGCCTGAAAAGAAATTTACACTACAGATTGGAGACGGCAGAGCCATTAAAATAGAAACAAAACTTCCTGTTATCTATGATTTCAGAAGTCAGGATGTGCTCATGGAAGGAAACGGAGCGCCTTTAGTTCCTATTGGTGATGAACTGCTTTTTTCTGGATATGATGCCTGCTTAAATCTGGGCGGATTTTCCAATATCTCTTTAAAACAGAACGGCAAAAGAATAGCATTTGATATTGCTCCGGTAAATATCGTACTGAACAGACTTGCCCGGAAATTCAATAAAAACTTTGATGAAAATGGCGATCTTGCAAGAAAAGGCAGAATTAATGATGAACTTTTAGCACAACTTAATTCCTTAGATTTTTACAGCCAGCCCCATCCTAAATCTCTAGGTATTGAATGGTGCAATGAGTTTATTTTTCCACTTCTGGAAAGTAATAAAGCTGAAGATGCCATTACTACTTTTACTGAGCATGCAGCCCTACAGATCTCAGATATTATCAATCAAAACAATTTACAGAATGTTCTTTGTACTGGCGGAGGAAGCTACAACACTTATCTTATTGAAAAAATCAGAGAAAAAACAGAATCGCAAATCATCATTCCTGAAAAGGAGATCATTGATTATAAAGAAGCACTTATCTTTGCTTTTATGGGCGTTTTAAAGATGAATAACGAAAACAACGTTCTTTCTTCCGCAACCGGAAGTACTGAAGATCACAGTTCCGGGGTTTTGGCATAAAAAAACCTTCATTGCTGAAGGTTCTTTTATTATTTATAAGCTTCGATCTTATCTGTTAATGTATTGATAAAGTTCTGAAGCGGTTTTTCTACCATCATTTTGATAAAAGGGTTGAATTTTCCTTCAAAAAGCATCTGAACCTCAGTTTGATTTTCACTCACAGGGTTTAAGGTAGCTGTTAATGAAAAATCCAGACTTGAACTTGCCGATTTCAAAACTGCCTTCTGCTCATTCACTTCATCTATTTTCAAAGCGATTTCCGGCATGCCCTGAAGTCCGAATTTGAATCCGTTATCTCTTGTTTCAAATTTCTGAAGACCGTCTGGCATAAAATCTTTATAGTTTTCAGGGTATTTCAATATTTCAGACAGCTCTTTAGATGATTTATTGACAATAATTTTTCGTCCTTCTAAATTCA includes the following:
- a CDS encoding SRPBCC family protein; this encodes MNLEGRKIIVNKSSKELSEILKYPENYKDFMPDGLQKFETRDNGFKFGLQGMPEIALKIDEVNEQKAVLKSASSSLDFSLTATLNPVSENQTEVQMLFEGKFNPFIKMMVEKPLQNFINTLTDKIEAYK
- a CDS encoding TetR/AcrR family transcriptional regulator, which encodes MVSKEENILFAAERLFAEKGFEGTSTREISKAANVNISMISYYFGSKEKLYEKLVEYRMAEGQFFSKDILERTDINEWQKIEKIVDQFSGRVRNHKCFYRIMQREQLYTENPQIVEFLKQTKMGFISMYSQVLESGLKKGIFTKNPPIYLLHATVSGTLFYASNAKEMYKEFLNDTADDEVFEEKYYTELNKHIKYLLKDLLGYEENK
- a CDS encoding HlyD family secretion protein, which gives rise to MENNNTQAPEPKKKKSLVFPLILAVVVIGGGIYGYKAFTYGQYHEETDDAQITSNMAPVISKISGYVAEVKVKDNQFVKKGDTLVILDNRDQKMTLEQAQAALSTARSNISNAEATTTATSKNISSSQAAVTTANAQIEAAKVNVWKTSQDLKRYANLVKDHSITEQQYEQALAAKQSADRQLQVLVDQRNQIAQQTTIASSQTAASSQQISVAGSVAKQREVDVENAKLNLSYTVILAPEDGYVGKVSTQAGQYLQAGSQLFALVKNDQKWVVANFKETQVDKMVEGQKVKIEIDAFPDKEFNGVVSSFSPATGATFSILPPDNASGNFVKVVQRLPVKIDFVNLDKDIAKRLRTGMNVKAEVALK
- a CDS encoding anhydro-N-acetylmuramic acid kinase, producing MKFQAIGLMSGTSLDGLDLCFASFEKKNNWNFQILNAETLPYPQHWEDKLRNSIHLSSQELLELHSEYGFYLAEKVKEFIHRNQLENIDLIASHGHTVFHQPEKKFTLQIGDGRAIKIETKLPVIYDFRSQDVLMEGNGAPLVPIGDELLFSGYDACLNLGGFSNISLKQNGKRIAFDIAPVNIVLNRLARKFNKNFDENGDLARKGRINDELLAQLNSLDFYSQPHPKSLGIEWCNEFIFPLLESNKAEDAITTFTEHAALQISDIINQNNLQNVLCTGGGSYNTYLIEKIREKTESQIIIPEKEIIDYKEALIFAFMGVLKMNNENNVLSSATGSTEDHSSGVLA
- a CDS encoding DHA2 family efflux MFS transporter permease subunit; the encoded protein is MQDSLVEYGARRVIITITAILCALLEIVDSTIVNVALNEMKGNLGATLSEVGWVITAYAIGNVIIVPMTSWLSQQFGRRNYFAASIIIFTVFSFLCGNATNIWELVFFRLMQGIGGGALLVTSQTIITESYPIEKRSMAQAIYGLGVIIGPTLGPPLGGYIVDNFSWPYIFYINIPIGIAATLMTLQFVKSPKYAEKRKVSDVDWIGIGLLAVTVGSLQFILERGHEEDWFESGMIVAFTVSAVLGFILFLWRELTFKYPIVELRVLKNGNLRIGTVMSFVLGFGLYGSTFIVPLYTQSILGWTALQSGALMIPAALTTAFMMPIIGRLLSKGAKQQILVSLGLFIFFIYSFWGYKILTPDTSKDAFFWMLIVRGAGLGLLFIPITSLSLSTLKGQEIGQGAAFTGMMRQLGGSFGIAAITTFIANAGQKYRLNLISHLDENSFEVQQRLNALKASFVAKGMTPDAAMNAAYKMLDMSVTKQATVLSYMDVFLYLGVIFLVCIPFILFIKERKSKEKIDLSGVH
- a CDS encoding TolC family protein, translating into MKRINNSVFALSLFMGIATINAQEKKQLTLDEAVQLGIQNSKSLKIDAAKIEEATADLLEAKNRQLPELKVSGSYMYLPLKPTVDLKISGASGEGSPVVHQVAYGSANLSVPIYSGGRIKYGIQSAKYLVEASKLSTENDKVAIAYNVAQAYNNLFKANQSIKVLEENLTASQKRDETFLKLENNGVIARNDRLKANLQTSNIELQLLEAKNNYNIANINMDLLLGIPETTEIEVDQNYIDEGSEVKAVDYYVNEARENRKDLQALAQQRKAAELGTKSAKAENLPSIAFTGGYVAADIPKFLTVYNAVNVGVGISYNLSNIWKENSALRQSQAREKQLAANDELLNDNIKLDVNREYQNADYSKKRITVYEKTAEQANENYRITKNKYDNGLATMTELLDADAAQISANVGVINAKADAALAYRKLLQTTGTLTIK
- the lptC gene encoding LPS export ABC transporter periplasmic protein LptC, with product MNFSKKISYKNIACLFSCAIFFILTSCEEDLTKANGNKNKNFPSQIINNANIIQRDSGFISLKAKAPIIEKYELIDSPYVVARKGINIEFYDKKKPKIPGKITAKYARIFEYKKFYEAKGDVKITTNEGQRFAMQSIYWDQKKNRIYTKDTVYVTMEDGSTLVGANGMTAKDDFSEYAFFNNSGDFSTKRLEEKKTPQ
- the mdlD gene encoding NAD(P)-dependent benzaldehyde dehydrogenase MdlD, translating into MTKETEEKIKEIFQKQKAFFKTNQTKDIEFRKTQLRKFREVFSGHTDALCEALDIDLGKSRKEAEYVEIQIVLSELDYLLENIDEWAKPTPVESKPHPSGAEVVSKIIYEPYGVNYIIGPFNYPVQLTFSPLIGALIAGNTAIIKPSENTPHVAKVLEDIIRESFDESYVAVVQGAIEENTLLLSFPFDYIFFTGSPNVGKIVMKAAAEQLIPLTLELGGKSPTIVHHDADLDKAVARISYGKWINCGQTCVAPDYIYIHESVKDLFVEKFIAYLKNTYPNGSLGKIGKIVNQNQIRHLAGYLEAAPEKVIYGGSYDLDTRHFEATLMDHVTWDDKVMQQEIFGPILPVMTYNNIDEALEEINNRPKPLALYVFTENQAFADDILSRTTSGDAEINSAIIHVGSHYLPFGGVGTSGMGKYHGKFSFENFSHSRSVLQIK
- a CDS encoding ATP-binding protein, which produces MNWENIAGQENLKKLLRESIAENRVSHAQLFLGKEGYGTFPMVLAYAKEIFSQENEHAASKVEHLNHLDLHFSFPVFTDNKNSLSKNKFEDFREMIMDSPYASYDDWTAFLESENKQLFISADEIDDQNQKFSLKSFEGGTKILIVWRADKMNIAAANKFLKFLEEPPAKTLILLTAETANDILPTILSRTQIVEVPRIGDEDLENYLKKSFQLSEDKIREVVHEAQGDLNEALKILNSGHKSDEFEKLFIQWVRDAFMVKKKPQFLKSIIFWAREIAGWNREKQKNFLNYCSEIFRLALLQNYQSDKLVYKKIDAEGFNWTGFSKFISGANIESILEEINTADLHLTRNGNPKIVWTDLGIKLSRYIHKNS